Proteins encoded together in one Drosophila albomicans strain 15112-1751.03 chromosome 2R, ASM965048v2, whole genome shotgun sequence window:
- the LOC117575819 gene encoding pyrroline-5-carboxylate reductase 2, producing the protein MAKLDERIGFIGGGNMAFSIGSGLIRGGIVKPSQVLASGPHLENLSRWRELGAVTTDDNCEVLEHTDIIFICVKPHMLAPCTTQLKYKHVPSAKDASKLFVSVLAGTTLATLEEKFAFMDSASLKMIRSMPNTSMQVGEGCTVYCGNSHVLHHDLEKVHLMLNSLGLAQQVPETMIDAVTGIAGCGPAFVYTMIEALADGGVKQGVPRQMAIQFAAQTLLGAAKTVLLTGKHPAVLRDEVCSPGGSTIVGVHELEKGNLRATLINAVEKSSQRSAELGKK; encoded by the coding sequence ATGGCAAAATTGGATGAGCGCATTGGTTTCATTGGAGGCGGCAACATGGCCTTCTCCATTGGCTCGGGCCTCATCCGCGGTGGCATCGTGAAGCCCAGCCAGGTGTTGGCCTCTGGCCCCCACCTCGAGAATCTCTCGCGCTGGCGAGAATTGGGAGCAGTGACAACAGACGACAATTGCGAGGTGCTCGAACACACTGACATTATCTTCATTTGTGTGAAGCCCCATATGCTGGCACCTTGCACCACACAGCTCAAATACAAACACGTTCCTTCTGCCAAGGATGCCAGCAAACTGTTTGTCTCGGTGCTCGCAGGAACAACGCTGGCCACACTGGAGGAGAAGTTCGCATTTATGGACAGTGCGAGTCTGAAGATGATACGCAGTATGCCCAACACATCGATGCAGGTGGGCGAGGGTTGCACCGTCTATTGCGGCAACTCTCATGTGCTGCATCACGATCTGGAAAAGGTGCATCTCATGCTCAACTCCCTGGGATTGGCCCAACAAGTGCCCGAGACCATGATCGATGCTGTCACTGGCATCGCGGGCTGTGGACCTGCCTTTGTCTACACCATGATTGAGGCTCTGGCCGATGGCGGTGTTAAACAAGGAGTTCCTCGCCAGATGGCCATCCAATTTGCGGCACAAACACTCCTGGGAGCTGCCAAGACAGTCCTACTCACCGGCAAGCATCCGGCTGTGCTGCGCGATGAAGTTTGTTCGCCGGGCGGCTCCACCATTGTGGGAGTGCACGAGCTCGAGAAGGGCAATCTCAG
- the LOC117575818 gene encoding cadherin-99C, translating into MTIQSTMIGRLAPGYLGILLLLGSCQYTVGVLGKSQMCEVETGQTNIILDIEESRGDFIGQPTTPAELPIYGDPNTEIALDLVFPKGQPTFLLDGKKLKLLQPLDRDEENLSHIVFQVSCTIRESNKKRNIPLIVRVSDVNDNAPHFMNTPYEITVPESTPLGSTVYRNIQALDKDAGVNGLVEYFIVKGDANRTEDEKLTSADGYGTFAISFPHQGQVTVAKTLDYEKIQRYYLTIVASDRARNVAERLSSTTTLTVNIADSDDMDPSFIYRGCVLLDGACINPEYTASVPAGSVQGVLNVLPERIQAVDLDTISSRIRYSFASGMPGNYADYFEIDEATGVLKQTKAVDTSTAKRYDIVVRAEEISPPPSRFTTAKLTIAVKPVDANPPVITSSDIEGYVDENSPIGTKVLDASGKPIFFRTTDDDLGEDDPKPDYIYELTTPSFNVTNDGMLVVNEEGLDRDPPAPGRYKFQVVAREPRTNAASAPLSLTVNLRDVNDNAPKLAMVAPISIAAGDQHEERLVAQMVATDIDDGPNAVVTYSIYHVSNNGIQKFKIDEKTGAITTHGRLLAGEQYSITVQASDIGGLSSQAIVEVTVTPGPNTKPPRFSNSVYEVQVSEGAEINSTVTVIHADDPENDPVVYSIMSGNDLRQFAVVQQTGVIMVIRKLDRESLTRYQLIVKAEDNGGLSSSATVNIKVTDINDKNPEFDENTLPYVFTVDEGKADAFVGIVHATDADEGINAEITYSIPTDIPFSINAKSGELRTASALDYERLNEYKFVVTAKDGAPDARLGTASVTVQVNDLPDEVPKFNDARINVRIPENEANYLVATVQAYDPDSMPEITYVLRKGDAELFKISPTSGEVRTTKGLDFEKQRQHELTIGTIENDGDAPGDTVYLVVDVEDRNDVRPVFITVPGPVTVNDDQPIGSIVATMPAIDADGTSPGNVVRYELVGRGKALKYFQVDPDTGAVRIRDELRKEEDTEYQVDIRAYDMGEPQLSSVAMLPVYVRHLLLDPNEDGAMERKLDGEKGMLMNSDTIGLAFSDDNYIVSVPESSAVNSTLKLIQIINSKKPSRETPNYKCEFMQGNEQGIFELSLEDYGCVLVLVKPLDYETKMSYNLEVRLVSHRYFVSPRKDRATIKIIVQDENDNPPEFVFNRLHGQNDTYYAVITPEMDIDTTILQVRATDRDSGKFGILSYKLFDEEDSGAKEEQPSSYFTISEDTGILRTAKLFSEAPTANFPMTLYVEASDNDAQEQGSHTTRARIVVNKLTDAHRMALTFSNAAPSKIRTHHASLEELLEEKTNGLVTGIERFSNRKTLTENGTVFENPEATDVWFYLIDPKTEKLLARNDSLVQETLFATAASNELNAAASNLVRASAEGIFAPIQPKELVHKVKATMAALDDEVFSFTLIAISIIILILGTVGIIYICVSWSKYKNFKQRMRQYSAPTPTRYDPVIVNSQAANSGESVANMKEYETQMLAMAVPPDGDEDLQLDFSAKNHAFSLDNVSYITHKQNSAGEGQSSPSHSDATTATISTLRRNNLNNMNNNNLTMNNRQNTFNRTLEMNARNNANPLALAGNSTPGTLTLGRIKHHNSNHYQNGGYKMDMSASRNNLANVQNNGYSTMGRRGNTFGGMAALNGNGELMTNTLGRNNQQNNRLFAGELPIANPLFQRSNGDLTHSHMSCTNENVVFGKRDYGQMSFSYLNDLDRSEVETTTEL; encoded by the exons ATGACTATACAAAGCACAATGATTGGCCGCCTGGCACCAGGATATCTGGGCATTCTGCTCTTGCTGGGCAGCTGCCAATACACAGTTGGTGTTCTGGGCAAATCGCAGATGTGCGAGGTGGAAACGGGGCAGACGAACATAATACTGGACATCGAGGAGAGTCGCGGGGACT TTATTGGACAACCCACAACGCCAGCCGAACTGCCAATTTATGGTGATCCTAACACGGAAATTGCGCTCGATCTAGTCTTCCCAAAGGGACAGCCGACATTCCTATTGGATGGCAAGAAGCTCAAGCTGCTGCAGCCGCTCGATCGCGATGAGGAGAATCTCAGTCACATTGTGTTCCAG GTCTCTTGCACCATTCGCGAGTCGAACAAGAAGCGCAACATCCCGCTTATTGTGCGCGTGTCCGATGTCAATGACAATGCGCCGCATTTCATGAACACGCCCTACGAGATCACAGTGCCTGAG AGCACACCATTGGGTTCTACAGTTTATCGTAATATACAGGCGCTAGATAAGGATGCTGGTGTTAATGGTTTAGTAGAGTATTTTATAGTCAAGGGTGATGCTAATAGAACCGAAGATGAGAAACTCACGAGTGCCGATGGTTATGGCACCTTTGCTATATCATTTCCCCACCAAGGACAA GTCACAGTCGCTAAGACTTTGGATTACGAGAAGATTCAACGCTATTATCTGACTATTGTAGCTTCG GATCGTGCACGCAATGTGGCCGAGCGTCTGTCATCGACCACAACGCTTACTGTGAACATAGCAGACTCTGATGACATGGATCCATCGTTCATCTACCGGGGATGTGTCTTGCTCGATGGTGCCTGCATCAATCCGGAGTATACTGCGTCGGTGCCCGCAGGATCGGTGCAGGGGGTGCTAAATGTCCTTCCTGAAAGGATTCAAGCCGTAGATCTGGATACGATAAGCTCGCGAATACGCTATAGCTTCGCGAGTGGTATGCCAGGCAACTATGCGGACTACTTTGAAATCGATGAGGCAACGGGAGTTCTAAAGCAGACAAAGGCAGTAGATACATCGACAGCCAAACGATACGATATCGTCGTGAGAGCTGAGGAGATCTCACCGCCTCCCAGTCGCTTTACCACGGCTAAACTGACGATTGCTGTGAAACCAGTAGACGCCAATCCTCCAGTTATCACCTCTTCCGACATCGAGGGATACGTGGACGAGAATTCACCCATTGGCACCAAAGTATTGGATGCAAGTGGTAAGCCCATTTTCTTCCGCACCACTGACGATGATCTTGGCGAGGATGATCCGAAACCCGACTACATTTATGAGTTAACGACGCCGTCATTCAACGTAACTAACGATGGTATGTTGGTTGTGAACGAGGAGGGCCTCGATCGCGATCCTCCCGCCCCAGGACGCTACAAGTTCCAGGTTGTTGCCCGAGAACCGCGCACCAATGCAGCTAGCGCTCCGCTCAGCCTGACTGTGAACTTACGAGATGTCAACGATAATGCTCCCAAGCTGGCGATGGTTGCTCCCATCTCAATTGCAGCTGGTGATCAACATGAGGAGCGACTAGTCGCTCAAATGGTAGCGACTGACATTGATGATGGACCGAATGCAGTTGTCACTTACTCGATATACCACGTGTCCAACAATGGCATTCAAAAGTTCAAGATCGATGAGAAGACGGGCGCCATTACGACTCATGGACGTTTACTGGCAGGCGAGCAGTACAGCATCACAGTGCAGGCCTCAGATATTGGTGGACTCTCCTCCCAGGCCATTGTGGAGGTGACTGTCACCCCAGGGCCAAACACGAAGCCGCCGCGCTTCAGCAATTCAGTGTACGAGGTGCAAGTTAGCGAAGGTGCCGAAATCAACTCCACAGTCACTGTGATACATGCCGATGATCCTGAGAACGATCCTGTCGTCTACTCTATAATGTCAGGGAACGATCTGCGGCAGTTTGCTGTGGTTCAACAGACTGGCGTCATCATGGTCATACGTAAGCTGGACAGAGAGAGTCTAACGCGTTATCAACTGATCGTGAAGGCCGAGGATAATGGCGGACTCTCCAGCAGTGCAACAGTTAACATCAAGGTGACAGACATCAACGACAAGAACCCAGAGTTCGATGAGAACACATTGCCTTACGTCTTCACCGTGGATGAGGGTAAAGCAGATGCCTTTGTAGGCATAGTCCATGCCACAGATGCGGATGAGGGCATTAATGCGGAGATAACCTATTCGATACCAACGGACATTCCGTTTAGCATCAATGCCAAGTCTGGAGAGTTGCGCACAGCGTCTGCATTGGATTACGAACGTCTCAACGAGTACAAGTTTGTGGTGACTGCCAAGGATGGTGCTCCCGACGCTCGCCTGGGAACAGCTAGTGTCACAGTTCAGGTGAACGATTTGCCCGATGAGGTGCCGAAGTTTAACGATGCTCGCATCAATGTGCGCATTCCCGAAAACGAAGCCAACTATCTGGTGGCCACGGTGCAAGCATACGATCCCGACTCCATGCCCGAGATTACATATGTACTGCGAAAAGGCGACGCGGAACTCTTCAAGATCTCGCCTACGAGCGGAGAAGTGCGTACCACTAAGGGATTGGACTTTGagaagcagcgacagcatGAGCTGACCATTGGCACCATTGAGAACGATGGCGATGCTCCCGGAGACACGGTGTATCTAGTGGTCGATGTCGAGGATCGCAACGATGTGCGCCCTGTGTTCATAACGGTGCCTGGTCCTGTGACTGTGAATGACGATCAACCCATTGGCTCCATCGTTGCCACAATGCCAGCCATCGATGCGGACGGCACTTCACCAGGCAATGTGGTGCGCTACGAGCTCGTGGGACGAGGCAAGGCATTGAAGTACTTCCAGGTTGATCCCGATACGGGCGCggtgcgtatacgtgatgagTTGCGCAAGGAAGAGGACACTGAGTACCAAGTGGACATAAGAGCCTACGACATGGGCGAACCACAGCTCAGTTCGGTGGCCATGCTTCCCGTCTATGTGCGTCATTTGCTGCTCGATCCTAATGAGGATGGTGCCATGGAGCGCAAACTGGATGGCGAGAAGGGAATGCTGATGAATTCAGACACCATTGGACTCGCTTTCAGCGATGACAATTACATTGTGAGCGTACCAGAGTCGTCAGCTGTGAACAGCACGCTGAAGCTCATTCAGATCATCAACTCAAAGAAACCATCGCGGGAGACGCCCAACTACAAGTGCGAATTTATGCAGGGCAATGAACAAGGCATCTTTGAGCTGAGTCTCGAGGATTATGGCTGCGTTCTGGTGCTTGTTAAGCCGCTGGATTACGAGACCAAGATGTCCTACAATCTGGAGGTGCGCCTGGTTTCCCATAGATACTTTGTGAGTCCACGAAAGGATCGCGCTACGATCAAGATTATTGTGCAAGACGAGAATGACAATCCGCCAGAGTTTGTGTTCAATCGTTTGCATGGCCAGAACGACACTTACTATGCCGTCATCACGCCCGAAATGGACATTGACACAACGATTCTGCAGGTGCGAGCCACGGATCGTGACTCGGGCAAGTTCGGCATCTTAAGCTACAAGCTCTTTGACGAGGAGGACTCTGGCGCCAAGGAAGAGCAGCCCTCCAGCTACTTTACCATCTCCGAGGACACGGGTATTCTGCGCACCGCAAAACTCTTTAGCGAGGCCCCCACCGCCAACTTCCCCATGACACTGTACGTTGAGGCCAGCGATAATGACGCCCAGGAGCAGGGATCACACACGACGCGAGCCAGAATTGTGGTCAACAAGCTGACAGATGCGCATCGCATGGCGCTCACATTTTCCAATGCAGCACCCAGCAAGATTCGCACACACCACGCTTCCCTGGAAGAGCTGCTCGAGGAGAAGACCAACGGTCTAGTCACGGGCATCGAACGCTTCAGCAATCGCAAAACCTTGACGGAGAATGGAACTGTCTTCGAGAATCCTGAGGCAACAGACGTCTGGTTCTACCTGATCGATCCCAAGACGGAAAAGTTGCTTGCCCGCAACGATAGCCTTGTTCAAGAGACGCTCTTTGCCACTGCCGCAAGCAATGAACTCAATGCGGCAGCCTCCAATCTGGTGCGAGCCTCTGCCGAGGGCATCTTTGCACCTATACAACCCAAGGAACTCGTTCACAAG gTCAAGGCAACTATGGCAGCTCTGGATGATGAGGTGTTCTCCTTCACGTTGATTGCCATTTCCATCATCATTCTTATCCTAGGCACCGTCGGCATCATCTACATCTGTGTCTCCTGGTCCAA GTACAAGAACTTTAAGCAGCGCATGCGTCAATATTCAGCACCAACTCCAACTCGCTACGATCCTGTAATTGTTAACTCACAGGCGGCCAACTCGGGTGAGTCTGTGGCCAACATGAAGGAGTACGAGACCCAGATGCTGGCCATGGCTGTGCCGCCGGATGGCGATGAGGATCTGCAGCTGGACTTCAGTGCCAAGAATCATGCTTTCTCCTTGGACAATGTCAGTTATATAACACACAAGCAGAATAGCGCAGGCGAGGGTCAGTCGAGTCCATCGCATTCAGATGCcaccacagcaacaatttCGACGCTACGGCGCAATAATCTCAACaatatgaacaacaacaatctgaCGATGAACAATCGTCAGAACACGTTCAATCGCACCCTCGAGATGAATGCCAGGAATAATGCGAATCCCTTAGCCCTAGCTGGCAACAGCACACCCGGCACTCTGACGCTGGGCAGGATTAAGCATCATAATAGCAATCACTATCAGAATGGTGGCTACAAAATGGATATGTCGGCCAGTCGCAACAACTTGGCCAATGTCCAGAACAACGGCTACAGCACGATGGGTCGACGAGGCAACACCTTTGGCGGCATGGCTGCTctcaatggcaatggcgaGCTGATGACCAATACTCTGGGCCGCAATAATCAGCAGAACAATCGCCTCTTTGCTGGCGAACTGCCCATCGCCAATCCACTCTTCCAAAG ATCCAATGGGGACTTGACACACAGTCACATGAGCTGCACCAACGAGAACGTTGTCTTTGGCAAGCGGGACTACGGACAGATGAGTTTCTCGTATCTGAATGACTTGGATCGATCCGAAGTGGAAACCACAACGGAACTCTAA